The Filimonas lacunae genomic sequence CACAAGATGGAAGCTTTACCATCAGCATTACCAAAAATGAAAAAAACCTCACCTTTAGCTATGTAGGTTTTGCCACACAGGTAAAGAAAATTGAAGGCAGCAGCCTGCAGGTATCACTGGCTACTGAAGAGAAAAGCTTATCGGAAGTAGTGGTAGTAGGTTATGGAACGCAAAAGCGTAAAGAGCTTACCGGCGCGGTGTTTAAACTGGCCGACAGCAGCTTAAACAACATTCCGCTTTCTGGCCCCGATCAGGCTTTACGTGGCCGTGTACCCGGTGTAACCGTTTCGCAAAGCTCCGGTACCCCCGGCGCCAGCATAAACGTGCAAATAAGAGGTGCCGGTTCTATCAGCTCCAGCAGCCAGCCTTTGTATGTGATTGACGGGGTAATTATGAACACCGGCAGCTATGCACAGGTAGATGTGGGTGGTCAAACCACCAATGCTTTATCGGAGATTAACCCTGCCGACATAGAGTCTTTTGAAGTATTGAAAGACGCTGCCGCTGCTGCCGTATACGGAGCAAGAGGTGCGAATGGCGTTATTTTAATTACCACCAAAAGAGGGGCTAACCAGCAAACCAAAGTAGGCTTAAATGCTTCTTACGGCACTCAAAGCGTTATTAAAAGAATGCCTACCCTTACCGGTCCGGAATATGTAGCACTGGTGCAGGAAGCAGTAAAGAATGTATATGGCAGCACTGCCTTACCTTCTTCCAGAAGCCTTTCCGGCTTAGACAACGATCCCTCTACTTATCCCACTACCAACTGGCAGGATCTGATCTTTAAAAATGCACCTATCCAGAACTACGAGTTGAATATGAGAGGTGGTAACGACAAAACCAAGTTCTTTGTGTCTGCCGGTTATTTCGATCAGCAGGCTACCATTATCGGTTCGGAATACAAAAGATACAACACCCGTATCAACCTCGATAACCAGGTTACCTCCCGTTTAAAAATATCAGGTGGTTTATCCTTATCCCGTTCTATCAACAACAGGATCAACAACGACAATAACATCTATGGCGTATTAAGCTCTGCCGTATTGCTGGCACCTTACTTTAATGCCTATAAAGCAGATGGCACTTATGCTTACGATCCCAACAACGGAACAGTAGAAAACCCACTGGCCGCCGGTTACCTGCGTTACAACGTAGCCAAAACCAACCGTGTGTTAGCCAACTTTTCGGGCGAATACAAAATACTGAACAGCCTTACCTTTAAATCGCAGGTAAGTGCAGATTACATTGATTACAATGAAGCAGCTTTTGCCCCCAGCACTACACTGGAAGGCGCTTCCGGCCCTAATGGCGTAGGCAAAGAAGGTTACAGCAAAGAACTGAACCTGATGAACGAGAACATCCTGACTTACCGTCCGGTAATTTCTGCCAATCATCACCTTACTCTTACCGGTGTGGCTTCTTACCAGGAATCCAGAGCAGAATCAATGTATGGTTCGGCCAGTAACTATCCTGGTGATGGCATTCGCCGTTTATCAGCCGCTTCTACCATTAAGTCTTTAACCTCAGCCGGTACCAGCTATGGTGTGATAGGATACCTTGCGCGCGCCAACTACGATTACCTGGGCAAATACCTGTTCAGCGCCAGTGTAAGACGTGATGGAAGCTCCCGCGTTGGCTCTCTCAGCAGATGGGGCACTTTCCCTGCCGTATCAGGTGCATGGCGTGTTTCGGAAGAAGACTTCCTGAAAGGCAACAGCGTTATCAGTGACTTAAAAATCAGGGGTAGCTGGGGTAAGCTGGGTAACTCAGAATTAGGCAACTTTGCATCCCGTTCACTGGTAAGCCCAGGTGCCAACGCTACGTTTTCCGGCGCAGCCACTCCCGGCTTATATCCTTACCAATTAGGTAATGACAGCCTGCGTTGGGAATCTTCTATCCAAACCGATCTGGGTGTGGAAGTGGGGTTATTCAAAAACAGGATTCAGTTAGTAGTAGACCTATACAACAAAACCACCAACAACCTTATTTCCAACAAATCACTGGTAGGTTCTTCGGGCTTTACCAGCGTATCAACCAACATTGGTAAAGTACAGAACAAAGGCCTGGAAATAGGCATTACCTCAACCAACATTACCAACAGAGATATCACCTGGACCACTAGTCTTAACATCTCATTTAACAAGAACAAAATACTGAAACTGGCTTCTGCCGCCTATTCTTCTGGTTTAGGTAGCTGGGTGCAGGAAGGCGAAGCTTTGGGTAGCTTTAGAGGTTATCGTGTAGCAGGTATTTTCCAAAGCACAGCAGAAGTAGCCAGCAGTCCTACTCAAAACGCTTCTACCACTGCCGGTGATATTAAGTTTAAAGACCTGACTCATGATGGTAAAATACTTTCAGATGACCAGGAAATTCTTGGTTCTGCCAATCCTAAATACTTTGGAGGTATGACCAACACCCTTACCTACAAAGGTTTTGAGTTATCCGTGTTTTTCCAGTTTGTAGAGGGCAATAAAGTATTGAACTATACTAAGCTGTATGGCGAAGGCATGAACAGTATATACGGTCAGTTTGCCAGCACACTGGACAGGTGGACTCCTACACACACCAATACCAATGTACCACGTGCTGCTTATGGCGACCCTAGTTTAAACCGTCGCCTTTCTGACCGCTTTGTAGAAGATGGTTCTTATGCACGTTTGAAAAACATAATCCTGTCTTACAATTTACCTAAGCAATGGCTGAACAAATTAAAGATCAGCAATGTGAAAGTATTTGCACAGGCACAAAACCTGGTTACCTGGACTAAGTACAGTGGCTTTGATCCGGAAGTAAGTTACTCCGGTGCTTCTTCTGCCACCTCTACCAACACAGCGCCTGGTACAGACTTCCTGACTTACCCACAGTCACGTGCATTCACTTTTGGAGCAAACATTAGTTTCTAACCATCTAACAACAATGCTATGTTAAAAAGAGCTATTTATATATCCTTACTGGCAGCGGGAAGCATCACTTCTTCCTGTACCAAAATACTGGAACAAGATCCTCAAAACTACCTCGATGCCAGCACCGCCTTTACTACCGAATCGGCTGTACGAGCCGGGCTGGTAGGTGTGTATGACGAATTTCAAAGCACCTATTACACAGGTGTGGCCCTGATGATTTTACCGGAACTGGAAGGCGGCAACCTCACCGAAACCGGTTCCTATACCGATTACCAGGAAATAGCCAACGTTACTATTTCCACCAACAATACCAGCACCACCAATGCATGGAACTACATTTACGCCGGTATTAACCGTGCCAACAATGTAATTAGTGCTACCAACAGCATTACAGATGCTTCGTTCACTGCCGATGAAAAAAAAGCTGTGATAGCAGAAGCTTCTTTTTTGAGAGCCTATATGTATTTTGACCTGCTGCGTTGCTACGGTGGCGATACCATCAGCTATGCCAGTGCTTCAGGAGCTGGCGTACCTATACGCCTTACCCCTACCACCGAATCTTCTCAGGCGGTTGCCATAGCAAGATCCAATGCAGGGGAAGTATATACGCAGGTGTTAAAAGATCTGGACACTGCCATTGCAGGTTTAAGCATTAATCTAAGCAGTGCAGGCCGAGCCGATTTAAATGCAGCAGTAGCTTTAAAAGCAAGAGTGCAGTTATACCGCGAAAGCTTTGATGATGCAGAAAGCCTGGCAACCCAAATCATCAACCAGTTTTCATCTTCTACTGCCTATGGTGGATTAGCAGCTAATTATGCTTCTATCTTCTCTACTAAAAACACGAAGCCGGAAAGCATCTGGGAAATACAGAATACTGCTACAGATGGCACTTACCTGGGCTATTATTACTATGGCCGTAGCGAAGTGGCCAGCAACAGCAACCTGGCAGCAGCACACGAATCGGGAGACGTGCGTTTAACAGTAAACTACAACAACAGTGTAAGTGCTACAAAATACCGCCAGCTGAAGTTTACCCACTCTGACTATTCTGACAACATCCCATTGATAAGACTGGCAGAAGTATACCTTATAAGAGCAGAAGCCCGTGCCAGGAAATCGACACCTGACTTAACCGGTGCTTTAGCTGATGTAAACATGGTGCGTGCCCGCGCCGGGTTAAAAGCTTCAACAGCCACTACGGTAGATGGAATTGTAGACGCTGTATTGAATGAGCGTCGTGTGGAATTGGCGCATGAAGGGCAACGTTTCTTTGACCTTCGCAGATTAAACAAAGCAAAATCTGCTTTATCTATTTCTCAAGGTTACCGTTTGTTATGGCCTGTACCGCAATCTGAAATTAACGCAGGTGCCGGTGTAGTTACCCAAAACTACGGTTACTAATAGCTTTATCCCTGTTGGATTGTCAACTACCGCTTCTGCTACGGCAGGGCGGTAGTTTTTTTATTACCGGGCCCCATCTTTTACACAGCGGAAACCGGTATGCTCTAACCCCGTATCCGGGCTGCTTTTCATTCTACGCGCCACGCGGTAGCCGCTGCAATAACTATCGTTACACAGGAAGCTGCCCCCGCGCAGGCTTCTTTTAGGCGTATACAACTCATCAGGATCATTGCTTTTAGCAGGCCCCTTCGGATTATCGCTTAGCGCCGGTAAGGTGGCATAATAGCCCGCATCGTACCAATCGCTGCACCACTCCCATACATTACCCGCCATATCATACAAACCATACCCATTGGCGGCAAACTGCTTTGCAGGAGCCAGTGTAGCAAAACCATCCTTTTTATCGTTTTTATAAGGAAAGCTCCCCTCCCAGCTATTGGCCTTGGGTTTACCGGTATTAATGTGCTCGTTGCCCCAGGGATATATATGATTGAGTAAACCGCCACGGGCTGCAAATTCCCATTCAGCTTCGGTAGGCAGGCGCTTACCCGCCCATTTGCAATAAGCCACCGCATCAAACCAGCTTACCTGCACTACGGGGTAGTTATCTTTTCCTGTAATAGAACTTCCAGGCCCTTCAGGGTGCTGCCAGCTGGCGCCGGGTACCCAGCTCCACCATTGATTATAGTCCTGTAAATCTACTGGGCCGTTGGTAGTGTGAAACACCAGAGAAGCGGCCACCATCACACTATCAGGCGGTTTGGGAGTGTTAGGAGGGAGGGTTTTCTTCAGTTCGTCCCAATCCGGCTTTCTTTCTGCCGTGGTAACATACCCCGTTGCTTTTACAAACGCACGAAACTGCGCATTGGTTACCTCTGTAGCATCTATCCAAAAAGCATTCAGCTTTACTTTGTGTTTGGGATATTCGTCGTTACTGGCCTGGTTATTATCCCCGCCCATGTCAAAAATGCCAGCGGGAATCAATACCATGCCTTCTGTAGAAGCAGCACTACTTTCTTTGATAGCAGGCGTATCGGAGATAGCGCCAAAGCGGGATGGCGTTCTCATACACGACATCTCCGAATCTTTTTTCACCGCTTCCACATGCGTTTGCTCACGGGCAGTGTTGGTATTATTGGCACAGGCCATGAGCACACAGGCGCTCATGGCCATATAGGCAGTTGGTTTAAACATGTTATAAATTTACCAATTGACCGCCATTGTAAGCCGGTTACTTGGCAATTTCTATTTTCACCTTCTGGTTCTTTATCTTTTCATTTTTCACCAGGTTCAACGTGGTGCTCGCTTTGGATTTTCGGATGGCAACGAAGGAAGAGAAATCTTTTACCTCAATCAACCCTATATCCTCTTTCTTTAACTGGCCCTTATTGGTAAAGAAGCCTACAATATCCACCTTGTTCACCTTGTCCTTTTTACCGGCGGCAATAAAGAAAGTAGTCCATTTAGGCTTTTCAGGCAACTCCACCTCCTCAGGTAAGGTAATTTCTTCTTCTATTTGCGTTACATATGCCGGTACCTTTTCTTCGCGCGAAAGCAGTAAAATAGCGGTACCGCTGGCTTCCATACGGGCTGTACGGCCATTACGGTGCGTAAATATATCTTCGGTATGTGGTAGATGATAATGTATAATGTAACGGATATGTGGTATATCCAGTCCACGGGCTGCCAGATCGGTGGTCACCAGGATGTTCACCGTTCCGTTCCTGAACTTGCACAAGGCGCTGTCTCTGTCACGCTGCTCCATAGAACCGTGGTAAAACACGTTGGTAATACCTCTTTCAGACAACAGGGAGCTGGTGCGCTCTACAGCTTCTCTGTGGTTACAGAACACAATGGTAAGCCTGTTACCTAAGAAGCATATTAAACGGAATAAGGCTTCAATTTTGTCTTTATCTTCCGAAATCACCGTTTTTATGGCCAGTCTGTTGTTCTCTGCATCTTCTTCAGAAAGGAAATTCAGCTTATGCGGCTCGTCAAATTTTACAAAGTCCGGCACCTCTACCGCTTCTGTTGCAGAAGTAAGAATACGTTTTTGTATGCCCGGCAACGAATCTATAATAAAAGAGATCTCATCCTGGAAGCCGGCTTCCAGCGATTTATCAAACTCGTCCAACACCAATGTGGTAATGGTATCTATGGTAATATTACCCCTTCTGATATGATCGCTTAAACGCCCGGGCGTGCCTATTAATATAGCAGGCGGTTGCACCAGGTTCTTCTCTTCTGTTTCGCGCAAATGCCCGCCGTAGCAGCAGGTTATTTTCACGCCCGTGCGCATAGAACGTAACACCTGCTCTATTTGCAGCGCCAGCTCGCGCGAGGGCACTATAATAAGGGCTTGTGTGGATTTGGTATTGCTGTAATCCAGTCCCTCCAGCACCGGTAACAGAAACGCAAGCGTTTTACCCGAGCCCGTGGCCGACAACAGCAGCACATTGTTATGCGTCTTATTAGCTTCTATAGATGCCACCTGCATCTCGTTTAAAGCTTCAATGTTTAAGCCAGCCAGGGCATCCTCTATAGAATATTTTTTGTTTTGCATCGCAGCAAAAGTACAAAGAATGCCCGAGTGTACCGGAAAACACCAGCTGTGTTACCCTATCTGCACTACATATCCCATCATTTAAAGGTGTAAAAGCAACAAATAAGTATAAAAAACCATATTTCATCAATAAAAAGCCCCTCCCCTATAGAAAGGGCAGGACACCCCATATTTAAAGGAATGATAACGGTACAGGCTATTTTTTTTACACAGCTTTTCAACAATACCCATTCA encodes the following:
- a CDS encoding SusC/RagA family TonB-linked outer membrane protein yields the protein MRKLPMLLYVLLLACTTQLMAQNLTITGKVTDEKGNPLSGVSVTGKNSVTTAQDGSFTISITKNEKNLTFSYVGFATQVKKIEGSSLQVSLATEEKSLSEVVVVGYGTQKRKELTGAVFKLADSSLNNIPLSGPDQALRGRVPGVTVSQSSGTPGASINVQIRGAGSISSSSQPLYVIDGVIMNTGSYAQVDVGGQTTNALSEINPADIESFEVLKDAAAAAVYGARGANGVILITTKRGANQQTKVGLNASYGTQSVIKRMPTLTGPEYVALVQEAVKNVYGSTALPSSRSLSGLDNDPSTYPTTNWQDLIFKNAPIQNYELNMRGGNDKTKFFVSAGYFDQQATIIGSEYKRYNTRINLDNQVTSRLKISGGLSLSRSINNRINNDNNIYGVLSSAVLLAPYFNAYKADGTYAYDPNNGTVENPLAAGYLRYNVAKTNRVLANFSGEYKILNSLTFKSQVSADYIDYNEAAFAPSTTLEGASGPNGVGKEGYSKELNLMNENILTYRPVISANHHLTLTGVASYQESRAESMYGSASNYPGDGIRRLSAASTIKSLTSAGTSYGVIGYLARANYDYLGKYLFSASVRRDGSSRVGSLSRWGTFPAVSGAWRVSEEDFLKGNSVISDLKIRGSWGKLGNSELGNFASRSLVSPGANATFSGAATPGLYPYQLGNDSLRWESSIQTDLGVEVGLFKNRIQLVVDLYNKTTNNLISNKSLVGSSGFTSVSTNIGKVQNKGLEIGITSTNITNRDITWTTSLNISFNKNKILKLASAAYSSGLGSWVQEGEALGSFRGYRVAGIFQSTAEVASSPTQNASTTAGDIKFKDLTHDGKILSDDQEILGSANPKYFGGMTNTLTYKGFELSVFFQFVEGNKVLNYTKLYGEGMNSIYGQFASTLDRWTPTHTNTNVPRAAYGDPSLNRRLSDRFVEDGSYARLKNIILSYNLPKQWLNKLKISNVKVFAQAQNLVTWTKYSGFDPEVSYSGASSATSTNTAPGTDFLTYPQSRAFTFGANISF
- a CDS encoding RagB/SusD family nutrient uptake outer membrane protein, yielding MLKRAIYISLLAAGSITSSCTKILEQDPQNYLDASTAFTTESAVRAGLVGVYDEFQSTYYTGVALMILPELEGGNLTETGSYTDYQEIANVTISTNNTSTTNAWNYIYAGINRANNVISATNSITDASFTADEKKAVIAEASFLRAYMYFDLLRCYGGDTISYASASGAGVPIRLTPTTESSQAVAIARSNAGEVYTQVLKDLDTAIAGLSINLSSAGRADLNAAVALKARVQLYRESFDDAESLATQIINQFSSSTAYGGLAANYASIFSTKNTKPESIWEIQNTATDGTYLGYYYYGRSEVASNSNLAAAHESGDVRLTVNYNNSVSATKYRQLKFTHSDYSDNIPLIRLAEVYLIRAEARARKSTPDLTGALADVNMVRARAGLKASTATTVDGIVDAVLNERRVELAHEGQRFFDLRRLNKAKSALSISQGYRLLWPVPQSEINAGAGVVTQNYGY
- a CDS encoding formylglycine-generating enzyme family protein encodes the protein MFKPTAYMAMSACVLMACANNTNTAREQTHVEAVKKDSEMSCMRTPSRFGAISDTPAIKESSAASTEGMVLIPAGIFDMGGDNNQASNDEYPKHKVKLNAFWIDATEVTNAQFRAFVKATGYVTTAERKPDWDELKKTLPPNTPKPPDSVMVAASLVFHTTNGPVDLQDYNQWWSWVPGASWQHPEGPGSSITGKDNYPVVQVSWFDAVAYCKWAGKRLPTEAEWEFAARGGLLNHIYPWGNEHINTGKPKANSWEGSFPYKNDKKDGFATLAPAKQFAANGYGLYDMAGNVWEWCSDWYDAGYYATLPALSDNPKGPAKSNDPDELYTPKRSLRGGSFLCNDSYCSGYRVARRMKSSPDTGLEHTGFRCVKDGAR
- a CDS encoding DEAD/DEAH box helicase is translated as MQNKKYSIEDALAGLNIEALNEMQVASIEANKTHNNVLLLSATGSGKTLAFLLPVLEGLDYSNTKSTQALIIVPSRELALQIEQVLRSMRTGVKITCCYGGHLRETEEKNLVQPPAILIGTPGRLSDHIRRGNITIDTITTLVLDEFDKSLEAGFQDEISFIIDSLPGIQKRILTSATEAVEVPDFVKFDEPHKLNFLSEEDAENNRLAIKTVISEDKDKIEALFRLICFLGNRLTIVFCNHREAVERTSSLLSERGITNVFYHGSMEQRDRDSALCKFRNGTVNILVTTDLAARGLDIPHIRYIIHYHLPHTEDIFTHRNGRTARMEASGTAILLLSREEKVPAYVTQIEEEITLPEEVELPEKPKWTTFFIAAGKKDKVNKVDIVGFFTNKGQLKKEDIGLIEVKDFSSFVAIRKSKASTTLNLVKNEKIKNQKVKIEIAK